The following are encoded in a window of Solidesulfovibrio magneticus RS-1 genomic DNA:
- a CDS encoding helix-turn-helix domain-containing protein — translation MSQEVYLANPIAPGAEQTLETLFLLETFGALTTAELQKFGIAAPQARVHDLRHKHGFLERIKTEMVMVPHHDGKIHRLGRYVLVAATDGLGGAA, via the coding sequence ATGAGCCAAGAAGTCTACCTCGCCAACCCCATCGCGCCGGGAGCCGAGCAAACGCTAGAAACGCTGTTTTTACTCGAAACCTTCGGGGCCTTGACCACAGCGGAACTGCAAAAGTTCGGAATCGCCGCCCCGCAAGCCCGTGTCCATGACCTGCGCCACAAACACGGCTTCTTGGAGCGCATCAAGACCGAGATGGTCATGGTGCCGCACCATGACGGAAAGATTCACAGGCTAGGCCGCTATGTCCTCGTGGCGGCTACGGATGGCCTTGGAGGTGCGGCATGA